TGCAGCGGGCACGGGCAGTGGGTCGGGAATTCGAACGGCACGGCGTCGGCCGGCCGTTCCTCCAGCACGGGCCCGACGATTTGCGGGATCACGTCGCCGGCCCGTTGCAGGATCACCGTGTCGCCGACCATCACGTTCTTGCGGGCGATCTCGTCGGCGTTGTGCAGGGTGGCGTTGGTCACCGAGACCCCGCCCACCGTCACCGGCTTCAGCCGCGCCACCGGAGTGATCGCGCCGGTGCGGCCCACCTGCAGGTCGATCGCCTCCAGAATGGTGCGGGCCTGCTGAGCCGGGAACTTGCGGGCGATGGCCCAGCGCGGCGAGCGCGAGACGAAGCCCAGGCGGCGCTGCTGCTCCAGGTCGTCGACCTTGTAGACGACGCCGTCGATGTCGAAGGCCAGCTTGGGCCTCAGCTCCTCGAAGGCGGCGTAGGCGTCCAGCAGGCCTTGGGCGTCTTGAACACGGGTGGCCGGTGGAGCCGTCGTCACGAAGCCCCAGTCGTGGAGCTTCTCCAGCGCCTCCCACTGGCCGGTCGCGAACGGGCCGCTAGTCAGGCCCCAGGCATAGGCGAAGAACCGCAGCGGTCGCTGGGCGCTGATCTTCGGATCGATCTGGCGCAGCGAGCCGGCGGCGAAGTTGCGGGGGTTGGCGTAGGTGCGCTGGCCGGCCTCGAGCGCGGCGGCGTTGAAGGCGGCGAAGGCCTCCAGCTCGACATAGACCTCGCCGCGGATCTCGATCTCTTCGGGCCAGCCGGATCCCTTCAGCTTGTGGGGGATGTCGGCGATGGTGCGCAGATTGGCGGTGACGTCTTCGCCCACCCGGCCGTCGCCCCGCGTCGCGCCCTGGATCAGCACGCCGTTCACGTAGCGCAGCGAGGCCGACAGGCCGTCGATCTTGGGCTCGGCGGTGTAGAACACCGGCTCGCTTCCGAGCCGCAGGAAGCGGCGGATGCGGGCGTCGAACTCGGTGGCCTCGTCGTTGGAGAAGGCGTTGTCGAGGCTCAGCATCGGCACGCCGTGCTCGACCGGCGAGAACTGCTCGGCCCGCGCCGCGCCCACCCGCATCGACGGCGAGTTCTCGCGGATCAGCTCGGGAAACCGGGCCTCGATGTCGAGGTTGCGCCGCTTGAGGGCGTCGTACTCGCCGTCGGTGATCGTCGGCGCGTCCTGCTGGTGATAGCGCAGGTCGTGCGCCGCCAGCTCGTCGGCCAGCCAGGCCAGCTCGGCATCGGCTTGGTCCTTGGTGAGGTCGGCGACGGCGATCTGAGACACGGGCGAATCCAGAGGCTGGGGAACGGAGGCAGACTAGCGGGGGGCGGATGTTCCGGGGAGGATTTTGTAGCGACCACTTCCCCCTACGGACCGCTTCGCGGTCGTCTTCCCCCGGAGGGGGAAGAGCCTCCTTGGCGAACGCAGCACGAGGCTCCGCCCCCTACGGGGGCGGACAGACGGCGAAGCCGTCAGGTGGGGGCAAGTGGGTGTGATCTCACGCCAAAGGCCATGAGTTGGTGGGAAGGGTGCGAAGCGCCCGGGCCTCGCCCGGAGTAGCTTTGATTTGAGTACCGTTTCGACGAAGTTCAGGCGCTTCGCGTGGAACCGTTTTCCAGAAGCCTTCGGATCGCGGATTTTTAACCCGCTCCGATGGAGGCCCCCGACGGGCGGAGAGTCGGCTGAACTCTCCGGACCGTGCGA
The window above is part of the Caulobacter soli genome. Proteins encoded here:
- the ligA gene encoding NAD-dependent DNA ligase LigA translates to MSQIAVADLTKDQADAELAWLADELAAHDLRYHQQDAPTITDGEYDALKRRNLDIEARFPELIRENSPSMRVGAARAEQFSPVEHGVPMLSLDNAFSNDEATEFDARIRRFLRLGSEPVFYTAEPKIDGLSASLRYVNGVLIQGATRGDGRVGEDVTANLRTIADIPHKLKGSGWPEEIEIRGEVYVELEAFAAFNAAALEAGQRTYANPRNFAAGSLRQIDPKISAQRPLRFFAYAWGLTSGPFATGQWEALEKLHDWGFVTTAPPATRVQDAQGLLDAYAAFEELRPKLAFDIDGVVYKVDDLEQQRRLGFVSRSPRWAIARKFPAQQARTILEAIDLQVGRTGAITPVARLKPVTVGGVSVTNATLHNADEIARKNVMVGDTVILQRAGDVIPQIVGPVLEERPADAVPFEFPTHCPCPLHTPIVKETTASGAETVVRRCSGEFACPFQRIEHLRHFVSRRAFDIEGLGEKQLAAFFEAGWIKEPADIFKLAKDEEKLTELRTRDGYGETSVANLIKGIEARRTIGLDRVIYGLGMRDIGETTSTVLARNFDRFQDLQAAAERAAGQLPGAVYLELSGAAGVGPKARDELVEAGKGGLKADPWPEADSLEVKIGHAVPKLNKPARAALAERYGDWSGFAQALAEAGQGAPGDDYLQLAAIDGIGPVAAQSIARFFAEAHNREKVANLIAELDIQAVAKPKTDTAVAGKTIVFTGSLEKMTRDEAKAQAEGLGAKVASSVSKKTDLVVAGPGAGSKLKTATDLGIQVMTEDEWLAMVGG